From the Candidatus Rokuibacteriota bacterium genome, one window contains:
- a CDS encoding helix-turn-helix domain-containing protein: MKHVKRSGRSGGGAKRRYLSRGEVARLFEVSPATVARWAREGRLPHVSTVGGHRRYRTDEILAIVEKTAEPRWPERNKRRVRS, from the coding sequence ATGAAACATGTAAAGCGATCGGGGCGTTCGGGCGGGGGCGCGAAGCGCCGCTACCTCTCCCGCGGCGAGGTGGCTCGGCTCTTCGAAGTCTCCCCGGCCACCGTGGCCCGCTGGGCCCGGGAGGGGAGGCTCCCGCACGTGTCTACCGTCGGCGGGCACCGCCGATACCGCACAGACGAGATCCTCGCCATCGTGGAGAAGACCGCCGAACCTCGCTGGCCCGAGCGTAACAAACGGAGGGTGCGGTCATGA
- a CDS encoding DUF2892 domain-containing protein codes for MMRAKNIGVLERRARLVGGGLLILLGVGLGGWTGWVSGLAGLALVLTSAVRY; via the coding sequence ATGATGAGGGCGAAGAACATCGGGGTCCTGGAACGGCGGGCGCGCCTCGTCGGGGGCGGCCTCCTGATCCTCCTCGGAGTTGGTCTGGGCGGCTGGACTGGCTGGGTGAGCGGGTTGGCCGGCCTCGCTCTCGTCCTGACGTCAGCCGTCCGCTACTGA
- a CDS encoding carbon-nitrogen hydrolase family protein, with protein sequence MTHRWPAFTAAAVQAAPVYLNCDATVDKACALIREAARSGARLVAFPEVFVPGFPHWIYLDRPQANEHYFVELVREAVDVPGPVTAKLGQAAREASAFVVIGVNERSRRSIGELFNTNLIFAPEGSLLGWHRKLMPTYAEKMIWSFGDGSTLRVYDTAVGRLGTLCCGENTNPLARFALIAQGEQVHVANYPARPAGDAFDLRRAIEIRSAAHAFEGKCFVVVAGSLISPGMREILGDTPEKRRLLGAGSATFTGIVGPDGTVIAGPAPDDAEEIVYGEIDLEAVIRPKIHHDVAGNYNRFDVLSLTLNRASLAAIREVTATPTGLEVTGAEAWRLLNELRRRVDSASPEELHALVESLLASLPSKNA encoded by the coding sequence ATGACGCACCGCTGGCCAGCGTTCACCGCCGCCGCGGTGCAGGCCGCGCCGGTCTATCTCAACTGTGACGCGACCGTGGACAAGGCCTGCGCCTTGATCCGCGAGGCCGCTCGCTCCGGAGCGAGGCTGGTGGCTTTCCCGGAGGTCTTCGTCCCCGGGTTCCCCCACTGGATCTACCTCGACCGCCCCCAGGCGAACGAGCACTACTTCGTCGAGTTGGTGAGGGAGGCCGTCGACGTTCCGGGACCGGTGACCGCGAAGCTCGGCCAGGCCGCTCGGGAGGCGTCGGCGTTTGTGGTGATCGGCGTGAACGAGAGGAGCCGGCGCAGCATCGGGGAGCTGTTCAACACCAATTTAATCTTCGCCCCCGAGGGGTCGCTCCTAGGCTGGCATCGGAAGCTCATGCCCACGTACGCGGAGAAGATGATCTGGAGCTTCGGCGACGGCTCGACCCTCCGCGTGTACGACACCGCGGTCGGCCGCCTCGGCACCCTTTGCTGCGGCGAGAACACGAACCCGCTGGCCCGCTTCGCCCTCATCGCCCAGGGCGAGCAGGTCCACGTGGCGAACTATCCGGCCCGCCCGGCAGGAGACGCGTTCGACCTCAGGCGCGCCATCGAGATCCGCTCGGCGGCGCACGCGTTCGAGGGGAAGTGCTTCGTGGTGGTGGCTGGGAGCCTGATCAGCCCGGGGATGCGCGAGATCCTCGGTGACACTCCGGAGAAGCGCCGGCTCCTCGGCGCGGGGAGCGCGACCTTTACGGGGATCGTGGGGCCGGACGGTACGGTGATCGCGGGCCCGGCGCCCGACGACGCCGAGGAAATCGTCTACGGCGAGATCGACCTGGAAGCGGTCATCAGGCCGAAGATCCACCACGATGTCGCCGGCAACTACAACCGCTTCGACGTCCTCTCCCTCACGCTGAACCGCGCCTCCCTGGCGGCGATCCGCGAGGTCACGGCGACACCCACGGGCCTCGAGGTTACTGGGGCAGAGGCCTGGCGGCTCCTCAACGAGCTGAGGCGCCGGGTTGACTCAGCCTCCCCGGAGGAACTCCACGCCCTCGTGGAATCCTTGCTGGCCTCGCTGCCCTCCAAGAACGCGTAA
- a CDS encoding amidohydrolase family protein, with protein sequence MPLIDVHTHILSTYYDTVCYDAQALLLAYKLAGARQLLYGSDYPHNIGDMPGCAARIDALPVGEPVKEMIRSGNARRIFRLAS encoded by the coding sequence ATGCCGCTGATCGATGTGCACACCCACATTCTTTCCACCTATTACGACACGGTGTGCTACGACGCGCAGGCCCTCCTCCTGGCGTACAAGCTCGCTGGGGCCCGGCAGCTACTCTACGGCAGCGACTACCCGCACAACATCGGGGACATGCCTGGGTGCGCGGCGAGGATCGACGCGCTACCGGTTGGCGAGCCGGTAAAGGAGATGATTCGCTCCGGCAACGCCCGGCGCATCTTCAGGCTAGCGTCGTGA
- a CDS encoding carbon-nitrogen hydrolase family protein: MAPTLRVGAAQVAPKFFDTAGTLKKTIQVIQEAGRLGLDLVVFPETYFAAYPYWRGSVSVRRSTELLVRMQRSAIRIPGEETEELAAAACRARVNCVIGCNELDDRPGSLTLYNTLLFVGRDGRLLGRHRKLMPTHSERVYWGMGDASDIGVFETDIGKVGGLICYEHHMTLLRAAMAIRGEEIHCAVWPGWWTVERHLGAKRGEAGARACDIEPAIREYAIENQVFVVSSSWYLPHEEIPADLANEMKYNLAVGGSCIVNPAGLFVREPVFQEERIVWAEIDLEDRHLAKAYFDCLGHYARFDLLSLNIREEAWTPTGPKPAAAPGAPPDPGRRLAELADRYGVERRKLEELIEALLARGGESRGREPCR; encoded by the coding sequence ATGGCGCCGACGCTTCGCGTGGGGGCGGCCCAGGTCGCCCCGAAGTTCTTCGACACGGCTGGCACGCTCAAGAAGACGATCCAGGTCATTCAGGAGGCGGGGCGCCTCGGCTTGGACCTCGTCGTGTTTCCCGAGACCTATTTCGCAGCCTACCCGTACTGGCGGGGCTCCGTCTCTGTCCGCCGCTCCACGGAGCTCCTCGTCCGGATGCAGCGGAGCGCCATCCGGATCCCCGGGGAGGAGACGGAGGAGCTGGCGGCCGCCGCCTGCCGGGCCCGGGTCAACTGCGTCATCGGCTGCAATGAGCTGGACGACCGACCGGGCAGCCTGACCCTTTACAACACGTTGCTCTTCGTCGGGCGCGACGGCCGGCTCCTCGGCCGGCACCGCAAGCTGATGCCGACCCACTCGGAGCGCGTCTACTGGGGGATGGGAGATGCGAGCGACATCGGCGTCTTCGAAACGGACATCGGCAAGGTGGGCGGGCTCATCTGTTACGAGCACCACATGACGCTGCTGCGCGCGGCCATGGCGATCAGGGGAGAGGAGATCCACTGCGCCGTCTGGCCCGGGTGGTGGACGGTCGAGCGGCACCTCGGCGCCAAGCGGGGCGAGGCCGGCGCCCGGGCCTGCGACATCGAGCCCGCCATCCGCGAGTATGCGATCGAGAACCAGGTCTTCGTCGTGAGCTCGAGTTGGTACCTGCCTCACGAAGAAATCCCCGCCGACCTGGCGAACGAGATGAAGTACAACCTCGCCGTCGGCGGAAGCTGCATCGTGAACCCCGCGGGGCTCTTCGTCCGGGAGCCGGTCTTCCAGGAGGAGCGGATCGTCTGGGCGGAGATCGACCTCGAGGATCGGCATCTGGCAAAGGCCTACTTCGACTGCCTGGGGCACTACGCGCGCTTCGACCTCCTGAGCCTCAACATCCGGGAGGAGGCCTGGACACCGACGGGGCCGAAGCCCGCCGCCGCACCCGGCGCGCCGCCGGATCCCGGCCGGCGACTGGCCGAGCTCGCGGATCGGTACGGGGTGGAGCGTCGAAAGCTTGAGGAGCTGATCGAGGCCCTTCTCGCCAGGGGAGGGGAGTCCCGCGGGAGGGAACCATGCCGCTGA
- a CDS encoding PCP reductase family protein, with translation MEPVIPADPPIPWTEEARRRVENAPAFVRRGILKLMQKRARERGRTVIDSAFLTEIRNEAMLRVARCIKGFGFEELSMDAFEVAKAKMRKLPRKVEVIEAIKAFLAGRTQKNEMILDKFQRYLDMMPDRGLPWTEEALARLQRAPGFVRELARQAIEAEARRWGEKVVTPEVVDLTLGAARAGVGASPERTGARADEPLQDVTMLWTAEAEGRLRRIPIPAIRRMVIRRVEARARERECQVVDVALYDEAVRKPAVG, from the coding sequence ATGGAACCCGTCATCCCGGCCGATCCCCCGATCCCGTGGACCGAGGAGGCGCGGCGGCGGGTCGAGAACGCCCCGGCCTTCGTCCGCCGCGGCATCTTGAAGCTCATGCAGAAGCGGGCTCGGGAACGGGGACGAACGGTCATCGACTCCGCGTTCCTGACCGAGATCCGCAACGAAGCCATGCTGCGCGTCGCCAGGTGCATCAAGGGCTTCGGCTTCGAGGAACTCTCGATGGACGCCTTCGAGGTCGCCAAGGCCAAGATGCGGAAGCTTCCCCGCAAGGTCGAGGTCATCGAGGCGATCAAGGCGTTCCTGGCCGGACGCACGCAGAAGAACGAGATGATCCTCGACAAGTTCCAGCGCTACCTCGACATGATGCCGGACCGGGGCCTCCCCTGGACCGAGGAGGCGCTGGCGCGGCTTCAGCGAGCGCCGGGCTTCGTGCGCGAGCTGGCCCGGCAGGCGATCGAGGCGGAGGCCCGGCGGTGGGGCGAGAAGGTCGTCACTCCCGAGGTGGTGGACCTGACGCTGGGTGCCGCCCGCGCCGGGGTCGGGGCGAGCCCCGAGCGGACGGGAGCCCGTGCCGACGAGCCGCTCCAGGACGTGACGATGCTCTGGACCGCTGAAGCAGAGGGACGCCTCCGCCGGATCCCGATCCCCGCGATCCGACGAATGGTCATCCGGCGAGTCGAGGCCCGGGCCAGGGAGCGGGAATGCCAGGTGGTGGACGTGGCGCTCTACGACGAAGCAGTCCGGAAGCCCGCTGTCGGCTGA